The Pantoea nemavictus genome includes a region encoding these proteins:
- the ispG gene encoding flavodoxin-dependent (E)-4-hydroxy-3-methylbut-2-enyl-diphosphate synthase, with the protein MHNEAPIIRRKSTRIYVGKVPVGDGAPIAVQSMTNTRTTDVDATVNQIRQLERVGVDIVRVSVPTMDAAEAFKLIKQQVNVPLVADIHFDYRIALKVAEYGVDCLRINPGNIGNNERIRQVVDCARHYNIPIRIGVNAGSLEKDLQEKYGEPTPQALLESAMRHVDHLDRLNFDQFKVSVKASDVFLAVESYRLLAKAIDQPLHLGITEAGGARAGSVKSAIGLGLLLAEGIGDTLRISLAADPVEEVKVGYDILKSLRIRSRGINFIACPTCSRQEFDVIGTVNALEERLEDIITPMDISIIGCVVNGPGEATVSTLGVTGGAKKSGFYEDGVRQRDRLDNNDMIDQLEARIRAKATMLDESRRINVQQLEK; encoded by the coding sequence ATGCATAACGAAGCACCCATTATCCGTCGCAAATCAACACGGATTTACGTCGGCAAGGTGCCAGTTGGCGATGGTGCGCCCATCGCCGTTCAGTCAATGACCAACACCCGCACCACTGACGTGGACGCAACCGTTAACCAGATTCGCCAGCTTGAGCGCGTCGGGGTTGATATTGTCCGCGTTTCCGTTCCGACCATGGATGCGGCTGAAGCCTTCAAACTGATTAAGCAACAGGTCAACGTGCCGCTGGTGGCGGACATTCACTTTGACTATCGCATCGCACTGAAAGTCGCCGAATATGGCGTGGATTGTCTGCGTATCAATCCCGGTAACATCGGCAATAATGAGCGTATCCGCCAGGTGGTGGATTGTGCGCGTCATTACAATATCCCGATCCGCATCGGCGTGAATGCCGGTTCGCTGGAAAAAGATCTGCAGGAAAAATACGGTGAGCCAACGCCGCAGGCGCTGCTCGAATCCGCGATGCGTCATGTGGATCATCTCGATCGTCTTAACTTTGATCAGTTCAAAGTGAGCGTCAAAGCCTCTGACGTCTTCCTCGCCGTTGAATCTTATCGTCTGCTGGCGAAAGCTATCGATCAGCCGCTGCATCTCGGCATCACCGAAGCGGGTGGCGCACGTGCGGGTTCAGTGAAATCTGCCATCGGCTTGGGCCTGCTGCTGGCCGAAGGCATTGGCGATACGCTGCGCATTTCACTGGCGGCCGATCCGGTTGAAGAAGTGAAAGTGGGCTATGACATCCTCAAATCCCTGCGCATCCGTTCGCGTGGCATCAATTTTATTGCCTGCCCGACCTGCTCGCGTCAGGAGTTTGATGTCATCGGCACCGTCAATGCGCTGGAAGAGCGCCTTGAAGACATCATCACGCCCATGGATATTTCGATTATCGGCTGCGTGGTGAATGGTCCGGGTGAAGCCACGGTTTCTACCCTCGGTGTGACCGGTGGCGCTAAGAAAAGCGGCTTCTATGAAGATGGCGTGCGTCAGCGCGATCGTCTCGATAACAACGACATGATCGATCAGCTGGAAGCGCGTATTCGCGCCAAGGCCACCATGCTGGATGAAAGCCGTCGCATCAACGTGCAGCAGCTTGAAAAATAA
- the rodZ gene encoding cytoskeleton protein RodZ, producing the protein MNTEATQDNSAVHSTGERLRLAREQMGLTQQNVAERLCLKVSTVRDIEEDKSPADLASTFLRGYIRSYARLVHVPEDDLLPMMAKQAPVRAAKIEPMQSFSLGKRRKKRDGWLMIFTWLVIFVVVGLTGAWWWQNHKASQADLVSMADQNGSGDNSQSIPLGDNSTDSNADADTNAAGTPVDNGAGAVATPESSNTASSAPAASTTAQTNGSENAVVSPSQAPIDTTPPAATSPAPANSVPAGQMPTANAAVSQPAGDPNAIVMNFKADCWLEVSDATGKKLFSGLQRSGGKLSLSGTAPYRLKIGAPSAVDVQYQNQPVDLSRFIRNNQVARLTLGAQ; encoded by the coding sequence ATGAATACTGAAGCCACTCAAGATAATTCTGCAGTACATTCCACAGGTGAACGCCTGCGTCTGGCCCGTGAGCAGATGGGGCTGACCCAGCAAAACGTCGCTGAGCGCCTGTGCCTGAAAGTTTCTACCGTACGTGATATTGAAGAGGACAAATCACCTGCTGATTTAGCTTCGACATTCCTGCGCGGTTACATTCGTTCTTATGCCCGTTTGGTGCATGTGCCGGAAGATGACCTGCTGCCGATGATGGCAAAACAGGCTCCGGTGCGCGCGGCCAAAATCGAGCCAATGCAGAGCTTTTCATTGGGTAAGCGTCGTAAAAAACGCGATGGCTGGCTGATGATTTTCACCTGGTTGGTGATCTTTGTTGTCGTCGGTTTGACCGGTGCCTGGTGGTGGCAAAATCATAAGGCATCACAGGCTGATCTGGTGTCGATGGCCGATCAAAACGGCAGCGGCGATAATAGCCAGTCTATTCCGCTGGGTGACAACAGCACCGACAGCAATGCTGATGCGGATACGAATGCAGCCGGTACGCCGGTTGATAACGGTGCGGGTGCGGTTGCGACGCCAGAGAGCAGCAACACCGCGAGCAGCGCACCTGCTGCAAGCACGACTGCGCAAACCAACGGCAGCGAGAATGCCGTGGTTTCGCCTAGCCAGGCACCGATTGACACCACGCCGCCAGCGGCCACGTCTCCGGCACCGGCTAATAGCGTTCCGGCCGGCCAAATGCCTACCGCAAACGCAGCGGTCAGCCAACCGGCTGGCGATCCGAATGCCATCGTGATGAACTTCAAAGCCGACTGCTGGCTGGAAGTGAGCGATGCCACCGGCAAGAAGTTGTTCAGTGGTTTGCAACGTAGCGGCGGCAAGCTGAGTTTGTCCGGCACGGCTCCGTATCGTCTGAAAATTGGCGCTCCGAGTGCGGTTGACGTGCAATATCAGAATCAGCCCGTTGATTTAAGTCGTTTTATCCGTAATAACCAGGTTGCCCGTCTGACGCTGGGTGCGCAATAA
- the pilW gene encoding type IV pilus biogenesis/stability protein PilW: protein MRKGIPAAILASLVVTGCVNHPARQSAADIRLQLGLHYLAVKDFAAAQRNLLRAQQAAPDDYRVPLALARVAQAQQNSAQTRWHYQRAQQLAPLNGYVANNYGAFLCGLRQYDEAHQQFKLAIEAQEIDARQDAFLFSGYCYLQADESAAAREQLGYALDAAPEQGNQLLREVERRLEQQEQQSVPLLLEVYHQRLPATAESLWLQIRFAAQQGNAADVTRYGDRLARSFPQSIQYQRYLANEY, encoded by the coding sequence ATGCGTAAAGGAATACCTGCGGCGATTCTGGCCAGCTTAGTTGTAACCGGTTGTGTCAATCACCCCGCCCGACAGAGCGCAGCGGATATCCGCTTGCAGCTGGGATTGCACTATCTTGCAGTCAAGGATTTTGCCGCCGCACAGCGCAATTTGTTGCGTGCGCAGCAGGCGGCACCGGATGATTATCGGGTGCCGTTAGCTCTTGCCCGCGTGGCGCAGGCGCAACAGAATAGCGCGCAAACACGCTGGCACTATCAACGCGCTCAGCAGTTAGCACCGCTGAATGGTTATGTCGCTAACAATTACGGTGCGTTTCTCTGCGGTTTAAGGCAGTATGACGAAGCGCATCAACAGTTTAAGCTGGCAATTGAGGCGCAGGAAATCGATGCCCGTCAGGATGCATTTCTGTTTTCGGGCTATTGTTACCTGCAGGCTGATGAGAGTGCCGCAGCGCGCGAGCAATTAGGTTACGCGCTGGATGCCGCACCGGAGCAGGGCAATCAACTGCTAAGGGAAGTGGAAAGGCGGCTTGAACAGCAGGAACAGCAATCCGTTCCGCTGCTTTTAGAAGTGTACCATCAGCGTTTGCCCGCAACGGCAGAGAGCCTATGGTTACAGATACGTTTCGCCGCGCAACAGGGAAACGCTGCTGACGTTACACGTTATGGCGACCGGTTGGCGCGAAGTTTTCCACAATCGATACAGTACCAGCGTTATTTAGCTAATGAATACTGA
- a CDS encoding bifunctional tRNA (adenosine(37)-C2)-methyltransferase TrmG/ribosomal RNA large subunit methyltransferase RlmN — protein MSEQIVTPSSASPVVVSPKNEKINLLDLNRQQMREFFLEMGEKPFRADQVMKWMYHYCCDDFEQMTDINKVLRGKLMQRAEIRAPEVAEEMRSTDGTIKWAIRVGDQLVETVYIPEADRATLCVSSQVGCALECKFCSTAQQGFNRNLRVSEIIGQVWRAAKIIGAAKITGQRPITNVVMMGMGEPLLNLNNVVPAMDIMLDDFGFGLSKRRVTLSTSGVVPALDKLGDMIDVALAISLHAPNDAIRDEIVPINKKYNIETFLAAVKRYIGKSNANQGRVTIEYVMLDHVNDSTDNAHELAALLKETPCKINLIPWNPFPGAPYGRSSNSRIDRFSKVLMDYGFTTIVRKTRGDDIDAACGQLAGDVIDRTKRTLRKKMAGEAISVKAL, from the coding sequence ATGTCCGAACAGATTGTGACGCCGTCGTCCGCTTCCCCCGTGGTTGTTTCCCCAAAAAACGAAAAAATTAACCTGCTGGATCTTAACCGTCAGCAGATGCGCGAATTCTTTCTCGAAATGGGCGAAAAGCCGTTCCGTGCCGATCAGGTCATGAAGTGGATGTACCACTATTGCTGCGATGATTTCGAGCAGATGACCGACATCAATAAAGTGCTGCGCGGCAAACTGATGCAGCGCGCTGAAATCCGTGCGCCGGAAGTGGCGGAAGAGATGCGTTCCACCGATGGCACCATTAAATGGGCGATTCGCGTCGGCGATCAGCTGGTGGAAACTGTCTACATTCCGGAGGCGGATCGCGCAACGCTGTGCGTCTCTTCGCAGGTAGGCTGTGCGCTGGAGTGCAAATTCTGTTCGACGGCGCAGCAGGGCTTTAACCGCAACCTGCGCGTGTCTGAAATTATTGGCCAGGTATGGCGTGCCGCTAAAATCATCGGCGCGGCGAAAATCACCGGTCAACGTCCTATCACCAACGTGGTGATGATGGGCATGGGCGAACCGCTGCTCAACCTGAACAACGTGGTACCGGCGATGGATATTATGCTGGATGACTTCGGTTTTGGTCTGTCAAAACGTCGCGTTACGCTGTCAACGTCAGGCGTGGTGCCGGCGCTGGATAAGCTGGGCGATATGATCGACGTAGCGCTGGCGATTTCGCTGCACGCGCCAAACGATGCCATTCGTGACGAAATCGTGCCGATCAACAAAAAGTACAACATCGAAACGTTCCTCGCGGCGGTTAAACGCTATATCGGCAAGTCCAACGCGAATCAGGGCCGTGTGACCATTGAGTATGTGATGTTGGATCATGTCAATGACAGCACCGATAACGCACATGAGCTGGCGGCACTGCTGAAAGAGACACCGTGCAAAATTAACCTGATCCCTTGGAACCCGTTCCCGGGCGCGCCGTATGGCCGTAGCTCCAACAGCCGTATTGATCGCTTCTCTAAAGTACTGATGGATTACGGTTTCACCACTATCGTGCGTAAAACGCGCGGTGATGACATTGACGCCGCATGTGGTCAGTTAGCGGGCGATGTGATTGACCGTACCAAGCGTACGCTGCGTAAGAAAATGGCGGGTGAAGCCATCTCTGTGAAGGCGCTCTGA
- the ndk gene encoding nucleoside-diphosphate kinase, with the protein MAIERTFSIVKPNAVAKNVIGAIYNRFESAGFKIVGAKMLHLTKEQAEGFYAEHKGRPFFDGLVEFMTSGPVVVSVLEGENAVQRHRDLMGATNPDNALAGTLRADYADSFTENATHGSDSAESAAREIAYFFAENEVCPRTR; encoded by the coding sequence ATGGCAATCGAACGTACTTTCTCAATCGTGAAACCAAACGCCGTCGCTAAGAACGTGATTGGTGCAATCTATAACCGTTTTGAAAGCGCGGGCTTCAAAATCGTTGGCGCAAAAATGCTGCACCTGACCAAAGAGCAGGCTGAAGGCTTCTACGCTGAGCACAAAGGTCGTCCATTCTTTGATGGTCTGGTTGAATTCATGACTTCTGGTCCAGTTGTGGTTTCTGTACTGGAAGGCGAAAACGCCGTTCAGCGTCACCGCGATCTGATGGGTGCAACTAACCCAGACAACGCGCTGGCAGGTACTCTGCGTGCTGACTACGCGGACAGCTTCACCGAGAACGCGACCCACGGTTCTGACTCAGCTGAATCTGCAGCACGCGAAATCGCGTACTTCTTCGCAGAAAACGAAGTCTGCCCACGCACTCGCTAA
- the pbpC gene encoding peptidoglycan glycosyltransferase PbpC (penicillin-binding protein 1C), translated as MPIRNRLKRWRWLPLFLLASLAALWLLDRLTPLPLHEVQPARVVVAEDGTPLWRFADRQGVWRYPVSLDEVSPAYIDALLTYEDSWFWHHPGINPMAIVRAIGQNVLHHGVVSGGSTLTMQVARLIDPQPRTLRGKVVQTWRALQLEYHLSKRDILTLYLNRAPFGGTVEGVGAASWIWLGKPPSQLTKGEAALLAVLPQAPSRLRPDRWPQRAEAARNKVLDRLAEYGVWSPQDVADIKQEAVWLPPRQMPQRAPLLARRLLTLSPDNKITSTIDLSLQRELENLASSLKSNLPARTSLALLVVDHQSMKVRGYVGSVDFNDDSRFGHVDMIASVRSPGSVLKPFVYGMALDEGLIHGESLLQDVPRRFGDYRPGNFDSGFHGPVSASEALERSLNLPAVQLLAALGPKTLAARLRNVGLNLRFPAGAEPNLSLVLGGTGARLDDIVAAYSAFARHGNAAQLRWLSTQPLQERPLLSPGAAWIVRRILAGAAQPPASGAVSDVAPLAWKTGTSYGYRDAWTIGITPRYLIGVWVGRPDATPVAGQFGFASAVPVMNQVNNLLAGHMPVNGAVRDPRPPSVSAMSICWPGGQPLPLGDENCRQRRQSWVLNQTVPPTLLAPGQESVNGLRQQYWQNSDGLRVAADCPDAQSRERLMWPLPLEPWLAPAERRAQRLPPIDPACPPLKQGNAPPLVITGVINGQRVQPLPGKVVLVMPVAVQGGQGEQRWWFLNGQPLEQDAGKKSAALVLDEPGSYQLVVMDEAGQLSSLAFTRG; from the coding sequence ATGCCGATAAGAAACCGACTAAAGCGGTGGCGCTGGCTACCGCTTTTTTTACTGGCATCGCTGGCCGCGCTGTGGCTGCTGGATCGACTGACACCTTTACCGCTGCATGAGGTACAACCGGCGCGCGTGGTGGTGGCCGAAGATGGCACGCCGCTGTGGCGCTTTGCTGATAGACAAGGCGTGTGGCGCTATCCGGTGTCGCTGGACGAAGTGTCGCCAGCCTACATCGACGCGCTGCTAACCTATGAAGATAGCTGGTTCTGGCATCATCCCGGTATTAATCCAATGGCGATTGTGCGCGCTATCGGGCAGAACGTGCTGCATCACGGCGTGGTTTCCGGCGGCAGTACGCTGACCATGCAGGTGGCACGGCTTATCGATCCCCAACCGCGCACCTTACGTGGCAAAGTGGTACAAACGTGGCGTGCGCTACAGCTGGAATATCATCTCTCCAAACGAGACATCCTGACGTTGTACCTCAATCGCGCTCCGTTTGGTGGCACGGTTGAGGGCGTGGGTGCGGCGAGCTGGATCTGGCTGGGCAAGCCGCCGTCACAGCTCACTAAAGGCGAGGCGGCACTGTTGGCTGTGCTGCCTCAGGCGCCGAGCCGCTTGCGTCCGGATCGCTGGCCGCAACGCGCCGAAGCGGCGCGTAATAAGGTGCTGGATCGTCTGGCGGAATATGGCGTTTGGTCGCCGCAGGATGTCGCCGATATTAAACAGGAAGCCGTTTGGCTGCCGCCGCGCCAAATGCCACAACGTGCGCCGCTGCTCGCCCGGCGCTTATTGACGTTGTCACCCGACAACAAAATCACCTCCACAATTGATCTGTCGCTCCAGCGCGAACTGGAGAATCTGGCGTCGTCGCTAAAAAGCAACTTACCTGCTCGCACTTCGCTGGCGCTGCTGGTGGTGGATCACCAAAGTATGAAGGTGCGCGGCTATGTAGGTTCGGTAGATTTCAACGACGACAGCCGCTTTGGTCATGTCGATATGATCGCCAGCGTGCGATCGCCGGGATCGGTACTAAAACCTTTCGTCTATGGTATGGCGCTGGATGAGGGGCTGATTCATGGAGAATCGTTATTACAGGATGTGCCGCGCCGCTTTGGCGACTATCGTCCCGGCAACTTTGATTCAGGCTTCCACGGCCCGGTAAGCGCCAGTGAAGCGCTGGAGCGATCGCTTAATCTGCCTGCGGTGCAGCTTTTGGCTGCTCTGGGGCCAAAAACGCTGGCGGCGCGTCTGCGTAATGTGGGATTAAATCTGCGCTTCCCGGCGGGCGCAGAACCGAATCTCTCGCTGGTGCTTGGCGGTACCGGCGCGCGGCTGGATGACATTGTCGCGGCCTATAGCGCCTTTGCCCGTCACGGTAACGCGGCGCAACTGCGCTGGCTGTCGACACAGCCGTTACAGGAAAGGCCGTTGTTGTCGCCAGGTGCCGCATGGATTGTGCGGCGTATTCTGGCAGGCGCTGCGCAACCCCCCGCCAGCGGCGCGGTGTCGGATGTTGCCCCACTGGCGTGGAAAACCGGCACCAGCTACGGCTATCGCGATGCGTGGACGATTGGTATCACTCCGCGCTATCTGATTGGCGTGTGGGTGGGACGGCCAGATGCGACGCCGGTGGCTGGCCAATTTGGCTTTGCCTCAGCGGTGCCGGTGATGAATCAGGTGAATAATCTGCTGGCGGGACATATGCCGGTGAACGGTGCCGTGCGCGATCCGCGTCCGCCATCGGTCAGCGCCATGAGCATCTGCTGGCCAGGCGGCCAGCCGTTGCCATTGGGCGATGAGAATTGCCGTCAGCGCCGTCAGAGTTGGGTGTTGAATCAAACCGTGCCGCCAACGCTGCTCGCGCCGGGGCAGGAGAGCGTTAATGGCTTGCGACAGCAATACTGGCAGAATAGTGATGGATTGCGCGTGGCGGCCGATTGTCCTGATGCGCAGAGCCGTGAGCGGTTGATGTGGCCGCTGCCGCTTGAGCCCTGGCTAGCGCCTGCTGAACGGCGTGCACAGCGATTGCCGCCCATCGATCCCGCCTGTCCGCCACTGAAGCAGGGCAATGCGCCGCCGCTGGTGATCACCGGCGTGATCAATGGCCAGCGTGTGCAACCGCTGCCGGGCAAAGTGGTGTTGGTGATGCCGGTGGCGGTGCAGGGCGGACAAGGCGAACAGCGCTGGTGGTTTTTGAATGGACAGCCGCTTGAACAGGATGCCGGGAAAAAGAGTGCAGCACTGGTGCTGGATGAACCCGGCAGCTATCAACTGGTCGTAATGGATGAAGCGGGGCAGTTGTCCTCGCTAGCGTTTACCCGCGGTTGA